DNA sequence from the Amycolatopsis sp. Hca4 genome:
AGCGGGTCCGGGGCGCGGTGGAGTGGGCGTCATGAACGACATCACCGCCTGCGTGTTCGTCCACGGTGCCTGGCACTCCTCGCTGCACTGGGCCGCCACCCAGCGGGCACTGGCCGCCCAGGGCGTCGCCGGCGTCGCGGTGGACCTGCCCGGGCACGGCGTCACCGCGCCGCTGCCGACCGGCTACCTGCGGCCCGGGCAGCCCGGGCTGGCCACCGAACCCTCCGCGCTCGCCGGGCTCACCACCGAGGTGCTCACCGACGCCCTGGTCACCGAGCTCGCCGAGGTGCGCCGCCGGTTCGCCCGCGTCGTCCTCGTCGCGCACAGCGCGGGCGGCGGCCCGGCTTCGGCCGCGGTCGAACGCCACCCGGACCTGGTCGACCACCTCGTCTACCTGTCGGCGTTCGTCCCCGCCGGGCGGCCGAGCTTCGGGCAGTACGTGACGGACCCGGTCAACGCCGGCGCGGCGCACGCGCCCTGGACCGGCGACGCGGATGTCCTCGGCGCCTTCCGGATCAACCCGCTCTCACCCGATCCCGCCGAAGTCGAGGCGATCCGGAGGGCGTTCCTGTCCGACTGGCCGGCGGACCGGCCCGGCTGGCGGCTGACGCTGCACCCCGACGAGCCGGTGGCGTCGCTGGCCGGGGCGTACCCGGTGACCGCCGGGCGGTGGGGCCGGGTGCCGCGCAGCTACGTCCGGCTGACCGAAGACCGGGCGCTGCCGCCCGCCACGCAGGACCTGATGATCGCCGAGGCCGACCGCCTGACGCCCGAGCACCCGTTCGCGGTGCACTCCCTGCCCGGCGGCCACTCGCCGTTCCTGACCCGGCCGGCCGAGCTCGCCGAACTCCTCGGCCGGATCGCGAAGCAGGCATGAGGCCCGCCGCTCAGGCCGTGCTGCTGTCGGGCACGTTCGTCCAGCTGATGAGCGTCACGGTCATGCAGCTGGCGGTGCCGCGCATCCGCCACGACCTGGCCGCCGGCTCGGGCGCGGGGCAGCTCGCGCTGGTCGGGTACACGCTGACCTACGCCTGCTCGCTGATCACCGCGGCCCGGCTCGGCGACCGGTTCGGCTACCGGCGGGTGTTCGTCGCCGGCACGGTCGTGTTCACGCTGGCGTCGCTCGCCGCGGCCGCCGCGCCGGACGCCGGGACGCTCGTGGTCGCCCGGCTGGTGCAGGGGGCAGGCAGCGGCCTGGTCGCGCCGCAGATCCTGTCGCTGATCCAGACCGCGGTGCCGCCGCAGCGGCGGGCCGCGGTGCTGGGCCGCTACGGGGCGACGATGGCCGTGGCGTCGCTGGCCGGTCCGCTGTGCTGCGGCGTCCTGCTGCACTTCGACCCGTTCGGGCTGGGGTGGCGGCTGGCGCTGGCCCTGCCGGTGCCGGTCGGGATCGCTTCGCTGGTCCTGGTCCGGATCCTGCCCGACGGCCGGGGACCGGCGGGCGCGAGCCGGGTGGATCCGGCCGGGGCCGCGCTGTCGCTGACCGGGCTGATCCTGCTCGTGCTGCCGCTGACCCTCGGCCAGGACGCGGGCTGGCCGGCCTGGACGTGGGCGAGCCTGGCGCTGGGGCTGGGCCTGCTCGCCGCGTTCGCCGTGTCCCAGCGGCGGGTGCGGGATCCGCTGGTGCGCCCGGAAGCGCTGACCGCGGCGACGACCCGCTGGGGCATCGGGGCGGTGCTGCTG
Encoded proteins:
- a CDS encoding alpha/beta fold hydrolase, with translation MNDITACVFVHGAWHSSLHWAATQRALAAQGVAGVAVDLPGHGVTAPLPTGYLRPGQPGLATEPSALAGLTTEVLTDALVTELAEVRRRFARVVLVAHSAGGGPASAAVERHPDLVDHLVYLSAFVPAGRPSFGQYVTDPVNAGAAHAPWTGDADVLGAFRINPLSPDPAEVEAIRRAFLSDWPADRPGWRLTLHPDEPVASLAGAYPVTAGRWGRVPRSYVRLTEDRALPPATQDLMIAEADRLTPEHPFAVHSLPGGHSPFLTRPAELAELLGRIAKQA
- a CDS encoding MFS transporter, producing MRPAAQAVLLSGTFVQLMSVTVMQLAVPRIRHDLAAGSGAGQLALVGYTLTYACSLITAARLGDRFGYRRVFVAGTVVFTLASLAAAAAPDAGTLVVARLVQGAGSGLVAPQILSLIQTAVPPQRRAAVLGRYGATMAVASLAGPLCCGVLLHFDPFGLGWRLALALPVPVGIASLVLVRILPDGRGPAGASRVDPAGAALSLTGLILLVLPLTLGQDAGWPAWTWASLALGLGLLAAFAVSQRRVRDPLVRPEALTAATTRWGIGAVLLFNAGIPSFSLLLSLHLQGTLHRDPLVTAVTVAPYAVGALLGSAVAEAAARRFGAAALAAASGGLAVVSLLVVPALAGPAPVLWTVLGAGGFAFGVFTASAFSLVLHRVPGHVASSVSGLLPTSQQLGGTLGVALAGVVYAAGAMGSAMVYEAVVFLLAAAATARLRRPKPADGGVRELAETKSC